In Pelosinus sp. UFO1, one genomic interval encodes:
- a CDS encoding NADH-quinone oxidoreductase subunit D — protein MLKTETFTLNMGPQHPSTHGVLQVVLELDGETVVQAIPNMGYLHRGIEKLAESRTYAQFIPYTDRLDYVSSMGNNLGYCQTVEKMMGIKVPERAEYLRIIMTELNRIASHLIFMGSLAIDLGASTGMMFGFRSRERILDLFDMACGARQTYTYIRFGGVSADIPAEFIPALQRFLTDFPAMLDEYHRLLTGNEILYHRLKNTGVISGQRAIEIGLTGPALRASGVDYDIRKVEPYGIYDRFDFSVPLGQVGDCWDRYIVRMEEMKQSASIVAQALEQMPEGIVMATIPKVLKPPAGEVYHSIENPRGELGYYIVSDGGVNPYRLHVRRPSFINLQVLNETCQGLLIGDVVAVLATLDSLMGEVDC, from the coding sequence ATGCTAAAGACAGAAACCTTTACTTTGAATATGGGACCGCAGCATCCTAGTACGCATGGTGTATTACAAGTCGTGCTGGAATTGGATGGCGAAACGGTAGTTCAAGCTATCCCGAATATGGGGTATCTACATCGTGGCATTGAAAAGTTGGCGGAAAGTCGAACTTATGCCCAATTTATCCCCTATACGGATCGGTTGGACTATGTTTCATCCATGGGAAATAACTTAGGATATTGTCAGACGGTAGAAAAGATGATGGGCATTAAAGTGCCCGAACGTGCGGAATATTTGCGAATCATTATGACTGAATTGAATCGAATTGCCAGTCATCTGATTTTTATGGGCTCGCTGGCAATTGACCTTGGCGCTTCTACCGGAATGATGTTTGGTTTTCGCAGTCGTGAGCGGATTTTGGATTTGTTTGATATGGCCTGCGGTGCTAGGCAGACCTATACTTATATACGATTTGGCGGTGTCTCAGCTGATATACCGGCAGAGTTTATCCCCGCACTGCAGCGTTTTTTGACAGATTTTCCTGCTATGCTTGATGAATACCACCGTTTATTGACAGGCAATGAAATTCTGTATCACCGTTTAAAAAACACTGGCGTGATTAGTGGTCAAAGAGCAATAGAAATTGGTCTGACTGGACCTGCCTTGCGGGCTTCAGGCGTTGACTATGATATTCGAAAAGTGGAGCCATATGGTATTTATGACCGTTTTGATTTTAGTGTGCCACTAGGCCAAGTTGGTGATTGTTGGGACCGTTATATCGTCCGAATGGAAGAAATGAAGCAGAGCGCTAGTATTGTTGCACAGGCGCTGGAGCAAATGCCTGAGGGTATTGTTATGGCTACTATTCCCAAAGTGTTGAAGCCACCAGCTGGTGAGGTGTATCATTCCATCGAAAACCCGCGCGGCGAGCTAGGGTATTATATCGTTAGCGATGGCGGAGTTAACCCCTATCGCCTCCATGTGCGCCGCCCATCCTTTATTAATCTGCAGGTACTGAATGAAACCTGCCAAGGCTTGCTTATCGGTGATGTTGTAGCTGTACTGGCGACATTAGATTCATTGATGGGGGAAGTGGATTGCTAA